From Acidimicrobiales bacterium, a single genomic window includes:
- a CDS encoding globin domain-containing protein yields MLRERWGQRVVDANRLGESWARVAAHGDQVPLRFYARLFVAHPEMRDFFPLSMAAQRDRLVTALGHVVSQVGDLGTLTPFLLQLGREHRKFGTAPEHYGAVGEALLATLADFLDDAWTAELAGDWAQAYRLVAELMIDAAEQAAVHSPPWWDAEVVLHERRTFDIAVLVIRPSPAYDWVPGQSLAIESALQPRMWRFYSPANAPRADGTIELHVRRAPGGPVSGVLVDQTQKGDLLRLGAPVGRDLTLRSDGRDVLLLAGGTGLAPLKALVDHVATGAVSRRVRLFAGARTVRELYDLDSLRDLAARHDWLTVVPTVADDTYHHHESGTVADVALRLVPDPADHDVYVCGNREMVTASRDRLRAAGCPPERVHHESFIGLVEEITGGPPLETEP; encoded by the coding sequence ATGCTGCGGGAGCGCTGGGGGCAGAGAGTGGTCGACGCCAATCGACTGGGAGAGAGCTGGGCGCGGGTGGCGGCCCACGGCGACCAGGTGCCGCTGCGCTTCTACGCCCGGCTGTTCGTGGCGCACCCCGAGATGCGCGACTTCTTCCCGCTGTCGATGGCGGCCCAGCGCGACCGGCTGGTCACCGCGCTCGGCCACGTCGTCTCCCAGGTGGGCGACCTCGGGACGCTCACGCCGTTCCTGCTCCAGCTGGGCCGCGAGCACCGCAAGTTCGGCACCGCGCCCGAGCACTACGGCGCCGTCGGCGAAGCCCTGCTCGCCACGCTGGCCGACTTCCTCGACGACGCCTGGACCGCCGAGCTCGCCGGCGACTGGGCGCAGGCCTACCGCCTGGTCGCCGAGCTGATGATCGACGCCGCCGAGCAGGCCGCCGTGCACAGCCCGCCGTGGTGGGACGCCGAGGTCGTCCTCCACGAGCGGCGCACGTTCGACATCGCCGTGCTGGTCATCCGACCCAGCCCGGCCTACGACTGGGTGCCGGGGCAGTCGCTGGCGATCGAGTCGGCGCTGCAGCCCCGGATGTGGCGCTTCTACTCCCCCGCCAACGCCCCCCGGGCCGACGGCACGATCGAGCTGCACGTGCGGCGGGCGCCGGGCGGGCCCGTCTCGGGCGTGCTGGTGGACCAGACCCAGAAGGGCGACCTGCTGCGGCTGGGGGCACCCGTCGGCCGCGACCTCACCCTGCGGTCCGACGGGCGCGACGTCCTCCTCCTCGCCGGCGGCACCGGCCTGGCGCCGCTGAAGGCGCTGGTCGACCACGTCGCGACCGGCGCGGTCAGCCGGCGGGTGCGGCTGTTCGCCGGCGCCCGCACCGTCCGCGAGCTCTACGACCTCGACTCGCTGCGAGATCTGGCCGCGCGCCACGACTGGCTGACCGTGGTCCCCACGGTCGCCGACGACACCTACCACCACCACGAGAGCGGGACCGTCGCCGACGTCGCCCTGCGCCTCGTCCCCGACCCGGCCGACCACGACGTCTACGTGTGCGGGAACCGCGAGATGGTCACCGCCAGCCGGGACCGACTGCGCGCCGCGGGCTGCCCACCCGAGCGCGTGCACCACGAGAGCTTCATCGGCCTCGTGGAGGAGATCACCGGCGGACCCCCCTTGGAGACCGAGCCATGA
- a CDS encoding helix-turn-helix domain-containing GNAT family N-acetyltransferase — protein sequence MHEDDALVGQVRRFNRAVTQRVGALNDRYLARDRPLGEARVLWQIGEHGDRGCDVRRLRSLLDLDSGYLSRLLRSLEADGLVTVDRADDDKRVRTARLTRTGAKERAVLDDRSDALARSLVAPLTPSQQERLVAAMGEVERLLTAALVEVAPVDPAHRDARHCLREYYAELDRRFDGGFDLEQSVAVALDDIRPPTGVFLLAHLRGEPVGCGALRTPGAGLGEIKRMWVDPSARGLGVGRRLLTELEDRAQAAGCRRVRLDTNGVLAEAIAMYRSAGYEEVDPFNDDPYAQLYFERGL from the coding sequence ATGCACGAGGACGACGCTCTGGTGGGTCAGGTGCGGCGGTTCAACCGGGCGGTGACGCAGCGGGTCGGGGCCCTCAACGACCGCTACCTCGCCCGCGACCGGCCGCTCGGCGAGGCCCGGGTGCTGTGGCAGATCGGCGAGCACGGCGACCGCGGCTGCGACGTCCGCCGCCTACGCTCCCTCCTCGACCTCGACTCCGGCTACCTCAGCCGGCTGCTCCGGTCGCTCGAGGCCGACGGGCTGGTCACCGTCGACCGCGCCGACGACGACAAGCGGGTGCGGACCGCCCGGCTCACCAGGACCGGAGCGAAGGAACGGGCGGTGCTCGACGACCGCAGCGACGCCCTGGCCCGGTCGCTGGTGGCCCCCCTGACTCCGTCGCAGCAGGAGCGGCTGGTGGCGGCGATGGGCGAGGTGGAGCGCCTGCTCACCGCGGCGCTGGTGGAGGTGGCGCCCGTCGACCCGGCGCACCGCGACGCCCGCCACTGCCTGCGGGAGTACTACGCCGAGCTCGACCGGCGCTTCGACGGCGGCTTCGACCTGGAGCAGAGCGTCGCCGTCGCCCTCGACGACATCCGGCCCCCGACCGGCGTCTTCCTGCTGGCCCACCTGCGGGGCGAGCCCGTCGGCTGCGGGGCCCTGCGCACGCCCGGCGCCGGGCTGGGGGAGATCAAGCGCATGTGGGTCGACCCGTCGGCCCGCGGCCTGGGGGTCGGGCGCCGGCTGCTCACCGAGCTGGAGGACCGGGCCCAGGCGGCGGGCTGCCGGCGGGTGCGGCTCGACACCAACGGCGTGCTCGCCGAGGCGATCGCGATGTACCGCTCGGCCGGCTACGAGGAGGTCGACCCCTTCAACGACGACCCCTACGCCCAGCTCTACTTCGAAAGGGGGCTATGA
- a CDS encoding rRNA adenine N(6)-methyltransferase family protein, producing MSEGQRTHWGWHQLTDVWARRLVASADVRPGDLVVDIGAGTGALTAPLVAAGARVLAVELHPRRASLLRERFADDPVRVLQIDAADLRLPGRPFRVVANPPFAITTTLLRHLLAPRSQLLRGDLVVPAHVAARWSSGRGTDSRRWSRHFTAHRPTTLPATAFTPRPPGRTAILRLDRRR from the coding sequence GTGTCCGAGGGACAGCGGACGCACTGGGGGTGGCACCAGCTCACCGACGTCTGGGCGCGGCGACTCGTCGCTTCGGCTGACGTCCGGCCCGGCGACCTCGTCGTCGACATCGGCGCCGGTACCGGTGCGCTGACGGCTCCGCTGGTGGCCGCCGGGGCCCGGGTGTTGGCGGTCGAGCTCCACCCTCGACGGGCGAGCCTCCTGCGGGAGCGCTTCGCCGACGACCCCGTGCGGGTCCTCCAGATCGACGCCGCCGACCTGCGCCTGCCCGGCCGCCCGTTCCGGGTGGTCGCCAACCCGCCGTTCGCCATCACGACGACGCTCCTGCGCCACCTCCTCGCGCCCCGCAGCCAGCTGCTCCGGGGCGACCTCGTGGTGCCCGCCCACGTGGCGGCCCGCTGGTCGTCCGGCCGCGGCACCGACTCCCGCCGCTGGTCCCGCCACTTCACCGCCCACCGCCCCACCACCCTCCCCGCCACGGCCTTCACCCCCCGCCCCCCAGGCCGCACCGCGATCCTCCGCCTCGACCGCCGTCGCTAG
- a CDS encoding RNA polymerase sigma factor, translated as MGETAEVEPQVAEAFRLASGNAVATLARLFGDLDVAEEAVQDAFLVAVERWPVAGIPPNPGGWIVTTARRKAIDRLRRESSRHDRQVLAALPDLRPDEEDDTVADDRLRLIFTCCHPSLAPSAQVALTLRLLGGLQTAEIARAFLVPEATMAQRLVRAKRKIRAANIRYGVPRDADLPGRLPPVLAVVYLVFNAGYTAAESQELVRTDLCDEAIRLARLLVELMPAESEALGLLALLLLTESRRAARTAPDGSLVLLRDQDRRRWNRALIAEGQALVRTCLRRDRPGPYQLQAAINAAHSDTPSAAATDWVQVLALYDQLLALTPTPVVALNRAVALAEVQGPAAALELVDPLDLPDYHLFHATRADLLRRLGRTPEAIAAYDKALSLTTNTPERHFLHSRRQELLTEISTELAP; from the coding sequence GTGGGCGAGACCGCCGAGGTCGAGCCCCAGGTCGCCGAGGCCTTCCGGCTCGCCTCGGGCAATGCGGTAGCGACACTGGCCCGCCTCTTCGGTGACCTCGACGTCGCCGAGGAGGCGGTCCAGGACGCCTTCCTCGTGGCGGTGGAGCGCTGGCCGGTGGCAGGGATCCCGCCCAACCCGGGCGGGTGGATCGTCACGACCGCTCGCCGGAAGGCGATCGACCGGCTGCGACGCGAGTCGTCCCGCCACGACCGCCAGGTGCTGGCCGCGCTCCCCGACCTGCGGCCCGACGAGGAGGACGACACCGTGGCCGACGACCGCCTGCGGCTGATCTTCACCTGCTGCCACCCGTCGCTGGCGCCGTCGGCGCAGGTGGCGCTCACGCTCCGGCTGCTCGGCGGCCTGCAGACAGCCGAGATCGCCCGGGCGTTCCTGGTGCCGGAGGCGACGATGGCACAGCGGCTGGTGCGGGCGAAACGCAAGATCCGGGCCGCCAACATCCGTTACGGGGTGCCCCGCGACGCCGACCTGCCCGGCCGCCTGCCGCCCGTCCTCGCCGTCGTCTACCTGGTGTTCAACGCCGGCTACACGGCGGCGGAGAGCCAGGAGCTGGTGCGCACCGACCTGTGCGACGAGGCCATCCGACTGGCGCGCCTCCTGGTGGAGCTGATGCCCGCCGAGTCGGAGGCGCTGGGGCTGCTGGCTCTGCTGCTGCTCACCGAGTCGCGCCGGGCTGCCCGCACCGCCCCTGACGGCTCGCTGGTCCTCCTGCGTGACCAGGACCGTCGCCGCTGGAACCGGGCCCTGATCGCCGAGGGCCAGGCGCTGGTCCGCACCTGCCTGCGCCGCGACCGGCCCGGCCCCTACCAGCTGCAGGCGGCGATAAACGCCGCCCACAGCGACACCCCGAGCGCCGCCGCCACCGACTGGGTGCAGGTCCTCGCCCTCTACGACCAGCTGTTGGCACTGACGCCGACGCCGGTCGTCGCCCTCAACCGGGCCGTGGCGCTGGCCGAGGTTCAGGGCCCCGCCGCGGCGTTGGAGCTCGTCGACCCCCTCGACCTGCCCGACTACCACCTCTTCCACGCCACCCGCGCCGACCTCCTCCGCCGCCTCGGCCGCACCCCGGAAGCCATCGCCGCCTACGACAAGGCCCTCTCCCTCACCACCAACACCCCCGAACGCCACTTCCTCCACTCCCGCCGCCAGGAGCTCCTGACCGAAATCTCGACAGAGCTGGCGCCATAG
- a CDS encoding YciI family protein has product MTHYLLSLHHGDVTDEAQLPPGVDLDRIGKNVDAFHTELMSSGAGVFAGGLHPSTTATVVQETDGQVLTTDGPYLETKEHLGGFSIVTVDDLDAALEWGAKLSAATGLPVEVRPFHDGSG; this is encoded by the coding sequence ATGACCCACTACCTGCTCTCCCTCCACCACGGCGACGTGACCGACGAGGCGCAGCTGCCCCCCGGCGTCGACCTCGACCGGATCGGCAAGAACGTCGATGCGTTCCACACCGAGCTCATGTCGTCCGGGGCCGGCGTGTTCGCCGGCGGGCTGCACCCGTCCACCACGGCGACCGTCGTGCAGGAGACGGACGGACAGGTGCTGACCACCGACGGGCCCTACCTGGAGACCAAGGAGCACCTCGGCGGCTTCAGCATCGTCACCGTCGACGACCTCGACGCCGCGCTGGAGTGGGGCGCCAAGCTCTCGGCGGCGACCGGGCTGCCGGTGGAGGTGCGCCCCTTCCACGACGGGTCCGGCTGA
- a CDS encoding NACHT domain-containing protein: MDPFLAALGAIAQELAVELAVALTARRRRGRGEITHRRAERALAGTAERLSVALHDELAGMPEHEWQAAVLATRITLKAAMPIAIDDVLAADLEPELLAAQVRRQAAHLAPEEGLGDDARSAYRRILAATCAEIVRAVVALPEFSTQAQVAALRDVREVRRAVEELAGDRRGREGRDDRDGRDGSGDDGGAAFERRYLEHVVASLGRIELFGVSRGRAPRTHSFDHAYVQLAVARTGGHTGAAPEEDDDDHDLTGAGVDVPSAFRDQRRVLLRGGAGAGKTTLLRWLAVGAGRDTLFEGTAWDQAVPFFVPLRQFAEGGFPSPETLLETTANVIAAEMPPGWAVARFAAGRALLLVDGVDELEPARRLAARQWIDQMLTAYPGIRVVVSARPFAIPEDWLTGSGFVTYDLLPLSPKGIREFLAAWHNAARADQPDDPDLQAWLDDCESGLAQQLATRRELRRLAGSPLLCGLLCALYQDRNMHLPRDRKGLYDAALDLLLVRWDEDREIRLAELPRLSKEEQLVLLQRFAYSMVRTNAVVVSREVAEQRIAGAMRGLRAHDLDAGPVLQRTLERTGLLREPNHEQVQFVHRTFRDYLAAKEAVDCGELDLVVEHAHLDQWHDVVVNAVALARPRERDQLLRELLEGNSAAATDGRIANRLRLVAAACLEHADVLASDEVRRRVEEAAAQLIPPTSLDEADVLARAGSFVLDLLPGPSGLTPDQAACVVRTAAMIGGEGVREKLTEFVGIGESRVIDELLRAWRRSDDPDGYARSVLAEVDFGDRKLEVRGWHRVRCLPHLERLTSVACYGDFAPLDAVAAVPHLRRLELVQNEMVRDLSPLAGCPTLRVLHLTAGCQFLRDLSPLADTTVEELGLHLIHADLGTLRSSRLRRLLVRDQRLAGGLHPLPAELPLEELVLDNLRSSRNLVGIERWPTLRDVTVRGVPGPEEVSSLAGLPALRTLTVVDPEPGADLDALRRNLPEVSISEGRRS, encoded by the coding sequence ATGGACCCGTTTCTCGCGGCGTTGGGGGCGATCGCCCAGGAGCTCGCGGTCGAGTTGGCGGTCGCCCTCACGGCTCGGCGCCGGCGGGGCCGGGGCGAGATCACCCACCGGCGGGCCGAGCGGGCGCTGGCCGGCACCGCGGAGCGCCTGTCGGTCGCCCTGCACGACGAGCTGGCGGGGATGCCCGAGCACGAGTGGCAGGCCGCCGTGCTGGCCACCCGGATCACGCTCAAGGCCGCCATGCCGATCGCCATCGACGACGTGCTGGCTGCCGACCTGGAGCCCGAGCTGCTGGCGGCCCAGGTGCGGCGGCAGGCCGCCCACCTCGCGCCGGAGGAGGGCCTCGGCGACGACGCCCGCAGCGCCTACCGCCGGATCCTGGCCGCCACCTGCGCCGAGATCGTGCGCGCCGTGGTGGCGCTGCCGGAGTTCTCGACGCAGGCCCAGGTGGCGGCGCTGCGCGACGTCCGGGAGGTGCGCCGCGCCGTCGAGGAGCTGGCGGGCGACCGCCGGGGTCGTGAGGGTCGGGACGATCGTGACGGTCGGGACGGCAGCGGCGACGACGGCGGGGCGGCGTTCGAGCGGCGCTACCTGGAGCACGTCGTCGCCAGCCTCGGGCGCATCGAGCTGTTCGGCGTCAGCCGGGGCCGGGCGCCGCGCACCCACTCGTTCGACCACGCCTACGTGCAGCTGGCCGTCGCCCGCACCGGCGGCCACACCGGGGCCGCCCCCGAGGAGGACGACGACGACCACGACCTGACCGGCGCCGGCGTCGACGTGCCCAGCGCCTTCCGCGACCAGCGCCGGGTGCTCCTGCGGGGCGGCGCCGGGGCCGGCAAGACCACGCTGCTGCGCTGGCTGGCGGTCGGCGCCGGCCGCGACACCCTGTTCGAGGGCACCGCCTGGGACCAGGCCGTGCCGTTCTTCGTCCCGCTGCGCCAGTTCGCCGAGGGCGGCTTCCCGAGCCCCGAGACACTGCTGGAGACCACCGCCAACGTCATCGCCGCGGAGATGCCGCCCGGCTGGGCCGTCGCCCGCTTCGCGGCCGGGCGGGCGCTGCTGCTGGTCGACGGCGTCGACGAGCTGGAGCCGGCCCGTCGCCTCGCCGCCCGCCAGTGGATCGACCAGATGCTCACGGCCTACCCCGGCATCCGGGTGGTGGTGTCGGCCCGGCCGTTCGCCATCCCCGAGGACTGGCTGACCGGGTCCGGCTTCGTCACCTACGACCTGCTGCCGCTCAGCCCCAAGGGCATCCGCGAGTTCCTCGCCGCCTGGCACAACGCCGCCCGGGCCGACCAGCCCGACGACCCCGACCTGCAGGCCTGGCTCGACGACTGCGAGTCGGGGCTCGCCCAGCAGCTCGCCACCCGCCGCGAGCTGCGTCGCCTCGCCGGCAGCCCCCTGCTGTGCGGGCTGCTCTGCGCGCTCTACCAGGACCGCAACATGCACCTGCCCCGCGACCGGAAGGGCCTCTACGACGCCGCGCTCGACCTGCTGCTGGTCCGCTGGGACGAGGACCGGGAGATCCGGCTGGCGGAGCTGCCGAGGCTGAGCAAGGAGGAGCAGCTCGTGCTGCTCCAGCGCTTCGCCTACTCGATGGTGCGGACCAACGCGGTGGTGGTGTCGCGGGAGGTCGCCGAGCAGCGGATCGCGGGGGCCATGCGCGGGCTGCGGGCTCACGATCTGGACGCCGGGCCGGTGCTGCAGCGCACCCTGGAGCGCACCGGGCTCCTGCGCGAGCCGAACCACGAGCAGGTGCAGTTCGTGCACCGCACGTTCCGCGACTACCTGGCCGCCAAGGAGGCGGTCGACTGCGGCGAGCTGGACCTGGTGGTGGAGCACGCCCACCTCGACCAGTGGCACGACGTGGTCGTCAACGCCGTCGCCCTCGCCCGGCCCCGGGAGCGCGACCAGCTGCTGCGCGAGCTGCTCGAGGGCAACAGCGCGGCGGCCACGGATGGCCGGATCGCCAACCGGCTCCGGCTGGTCGCGGCCGCCTGCCTGGAGCACGCCGATGTCCTCGCCTCCGACGAGGTGCGCCGCCGGGTCGAGGAGGCCGCGGCCCAGCTCATCCCACCGACCAGCCTCGACGAGGCCGACGTGCTCGCCCGTGCCGGGTCGTTCGTGCTCGACCTGCTGCCCGGTCCCTCGGGGTTGACGCCCGACCAGGCGGCGTGCGTCGTGCGCACTGCGGCGATGATCGGCGGCGAGGGCGTGCGCGAGAAGCTCACCGAGTTCGTCGGCATCGGCGAGTCGCGGGTGATCGACGAGCTGCTGCGGGCCTGGCGCCGCTCCGACGACCCGGACGGCTACGCCCGCTCGGTACTGGCCGAGGTCGACTTCGGCGACCGCAAGCTGGAGGTGCGGGGTTGGCACCGGGTCCGCTGCCTCCCCCACCTCGAGCGGCTGACCAGCGTGGCCTGCTACGGCGACTTCGCGCCGCTCGACGCCGTCGCCGCCGTGCCCCACCTGCGCCGCCTGGAGCTGGTGCAGAACGAGATGGTGCGCGACCTGTCGCCGCTGGCCGGGTGTCCGACGCTGCGGGTCCTCCACCTCACGGCCGGGTGCCAGTTCCTGCGCGACCTGTCGCCCCTGGCCGACACCACCGTGGAGGAGCTCGGCCTCCACCTGATCCACGCCGACCTGGGGACGCTGCGCAGCTCCCGGCTGCGGCGCCTCCTGGTGCGCGACCAGCGGCTCGCCGGTGGGCTCCACCCGCTGCCGGCGGAGCTGCCGCTGGAGGAGCTGGTGCTCGACAACCTGCGCAGCAGCCGCAACCTGGTCGGCATCGAGCGCTGGCCGACGCTCCGCGACGTCACCGTCCGCGGCGTGCCCGGTCCGGAGGAGGTGTCGTCCCTGGCGGGGCTCCCCGCCCTCCGTACGCTGACCGTGGTCGACCCCGAACCCGGCGCCGACCTCGACGCCCTCCGCAGAAACCTCCCCGAGGTGTCGATCTCGGAGGGCCGCCGTTCGTAA
- a CDS encoding GDP-L-fucose synthase, whose protein sequence is MTRNKDFKTAVRQRMAATGQSYTAARSDLTTDAEPAGGGIPLDARIFVSGHGGLVGGALLRKLRRLGYSNLLVATRDQLDLRDQAAVNYWFRANRPQYVFLVAGTVGGIGANSERPADFLYDNMMIHATVVHAAHTFGVDKLLYLGSSCIYPRAATQPIREDQLLTGPLEPTNEGYALAKIAGIKLCELYRRQHGDNFISAMPTNLYGPGDNFHPTDGHLVPMLMRRFHEARLAGDPEVTVWGTGEPRRELMHVDDLADACLFLMANYDEPGFINVGTGVDETVATIAGMLRDIVHPGARLTFDTTRPDGMPRKVLDVSRIHGIGWRHHVDLADGLASTYEWFTHADHVRAAVAGVG, encoded by the coding sequence GTGACCAGGAACAAGGACTTCAAGACCGCCGTGCGCCAGCGCATGGCCGCCACCGGCCAGAGCTACACGGCGGCCCGCTCCGACCTCACCACCGACGCCGAGCCCGCGGGCGGGGGCATCCCTCTCGACGCCCGCATCTTCGTGTCGGGCCACGGCGGCCTCGTCGGCGGGGCGCTGCTGCGCAAGCTCCGCCGTCTGGGCTACAGCAACCTGCTGGTCGCCACCCGCGACCAACTCGACCTCCGCGACCAGGCCGCCGTCAACTACTGGTTCCGGGCCAACCGCCCCCAGTACGTGTTCCTCGTCGCCGGCACGGTCGGCGGCATCGGCGCCAACTCCGAGCGCCCGGCCGACTTCCTCTACGACAACATGATGATCCACGCCACCGTCGTGCACGCCGCGCACACCTTCGGCGTCGACAAGCTCCTCTACCTCGGGTCGAGCTGCATCTACCCCCGGGCCGCCACCCAGCCCATCCGGGAGGACCAGCTGCTCACCGGGCCGCTCGAGCCCACCAACGAGGGCTACGCGCTCGCCAAGATCGCCGGGATCAAGCTGTGCGAGCTCTACCGTCGCCAGCACGGCGACAACTTCATCTCCGCCATGCCCACCAACCTCTACGGGCCCGGCGACAACTTCCACCCCACCGACGGCCACCTCGTGCCCATGCTGATGCGCCGGTTCCACGAGGCCCGGCTCGCCGGCGACCCGGAGGTCACCGTGTGGGGCACCGGTGAGCCCCGGCGCGAGCTCATGCACGTCGACGACCTGGCCGACGCCTGCCTGTTCCTCATGGCCAACTACGACGAGCCCGGCTTCATCAACGTGGGCACCGGCGTCGACGAGACCGTCGCCACGATCGCCGGCATGCTCCGCGACATCGTGCACCCCGGCGCCCGGCTGACCTTCGACACGACCAGGCCCGACGGGATGCCCCGCAAGGTGCTCGACGTCTCCCGCATCCACGGGATCGGCTGGCGCCACCACGTCGACCTCGCCGACGGGCTGGCATCGACCTACGAGTGGTTCACCCACGCCGACCACGTGCGGGCCGCGGTGGCGGGGGTGGGCTGA